Proteins encoded together in one Benincasa hispida cultivar B227 chromosome 1, ASM972705v1, whole genome shotgun sequence window:
- the LOC120067253 gene encoding uncharacterized protein LOC120067253, protein MGKLLCDSTTAVAESFPTTSPVVNWRDQNSSTVIDANGALDLLDQTTTVVATAWDDVLGLEDQQRRQLQRLHAKGVLWKHPEENGADSSSIPLRSVVFRLSHGGEVSSDGNCLFTASHKAMNMAREVDARELRRRTVRRFLEDFGSARLEETEVINDAIRHLYSPDLKNGWGIHVVQEVKFLAKKEDRPALDGAIDELVQLGMQRETAAESIYKERCIPINDGTSWAKYMSISGSLGDEYDIITLQYTEDGLLSVDENREGHAAAFGDDIAIECLATEFKREIYVVQAHGSDAMVDEENCVFFLPHRPRSEICEVPFFLFMKGTGWCGAGADHYEPLIAHCSTFVSQEKVAMVL, encoded by the exons ATGGGGAAGCTACTCTGTGATTCCACCACGGCTGTAGCCGAGTCGTTTCCGACCACCTCCCCGGTCGTTAATTGGAGGGACCAGAACTCTTCCACTGTCATAGATGCCAATGGAGCTCTAGATCTTCTGGACCAGACCACCACCGTTGTAGCCACTGCCTGGGATGATGTTCTTGGCCTTGAGGACCAACAGAGGCGGCAGCTTCAGAGACTTCATGCTAAAGGCGTTCTCTGGAAGCATCCGGAGGAGAATGGTGCTGATTCCTCTTCTATACCGTTGAGATCTGTGGTTTTTCGTCTCTCTCATGGTGGTGAGGTTTCTTCTGATGGAAACTGCTTGTTTACGGCTTCTCATAAAGCTATGAACATGGCGCGTGAGGTCGACGCTCGGGAGCTTCGACGGCGGACGGTGAGGCGATTCTTGGAGGATTTCGGATCTGCGAGATTGGAGGAGACTGAGGTGATTAATGACGCGATTAGGCATCTCTACTCCCCCGATCTGAAGAATGGATGGGGAATACATGTGGTTCAGGAGGTTAAATTCTTGGCCAAGAAAGAGGATCGGCCGGCATTGGACGGAGCTATTGATGAGCTCGTTCAACTCGGCATGCAGAG AGAAACGGCGGCGGAGTCGATTTACAAAGAAAGATGCATTCCGATTAACGACGGTACGAGTTGGGCGAAATACATGTCAATTTCCGGTTCCCTTGGGGATGAATACGATATTATTACTCTGCAATACACAGAAGACGGATTGTTATCTGTGGATGAGAACAGAGAGGGCCACGCCGCAGCTTTTGGGGATGACATAGCAATTGAATGTCTTGCAACAGAGTTCAAGCGTGAGATATACGTT GTGCAAGCACACGGATCCGATGCAATGGTTGATGAAGAAAATTGTGTTTTCTTTCTTCCACACCGACCCAGAAGCGAAATTTGCGAagttcctttctttcttttcatgaAAGGAACAG GTTGGTGCGGCGCCGGGGCTGACCATTACGAGCCTCTCATTGCTCACTGTTCTACGTTTGTTTCGCAGGAGAAAGTGGCAATGGTACTTTAA